One window of the Clostridium sp. MB40-C1 genome contains the following:
- a CDS encoding phosphotransferase translates to MESKIRNLVIDNINENPLKIEKMNLGFTNKVYSVKLDKDEIIVRTNDSQEIFKKLENNLKELKEIGLPVPKLLYIDLSKNKYNFAYVILEKIKGRDLRFEIEQMSINEMKDIAKKIVEYQKMAMSLPEGNGFGKCNIGERGPFNSWTGFIENELRQLKIIFQDVLGVNYSLDIVRIFTLLREYFNKIRPLCFLDEVSLRNVIINKGRIEGIIDFDWVCYGDPLYNVALVQTGTLLHLDTKCMYYVEELCKQWGINKHEQIIVNFYSIIYAGHFLTFQLRMNNMEIVNKLRGIIERLIYKISTDLMINK, encoded by the coding sequence ATGGAATCGAAAATAAGAAATTTAGTTATTGATAATATTAATGAAAATCCATTAAAAATAGAAAAAATGAATTTGGGTTTTACCAATAAGGTATATAGTGTAAAGTTAGATAAAGATGAAATTATAGTTAGAACAAATGATTCTCAAGAGATTTTTAAAAAACTAGAGAATAATTTAAAAGAACTAAAAGAAATAGGGCTACCTGTACCCAAACTATTATATATTGATTTAAGCAAAAACAAATATAATTTTGCTTATGTTATTTTAGAAAAAATTAAGGGAAGAGATTTAAGATTTGAAATAGAACAAATGTCCATTAATGAAATGAAGGATATAGCTAAAAAAATAGTTGAGTATCAAAAGATGGCTATGAGTTTACCAGAAGGTAATGGATTTGGAAAGTGTAACATAGGAGAAAGAGGACCATTCAATAGTTGGACTGGATTTATAGAAAATGAATTGAGACAATTAAAAATTATTTTTCAAGATGTTTTAGGGGTAAATTATTCATTAGATATAGTTAGGATATTTACTTTGTTAAGAGAATATTTTAATAAAATTAGGCCATTATGCTTCTTAGATGAAGTATCTTTAAGAAATGTAATTATAAATAAAGGTAGGATTGAAGGAATTATAGATTTTGATTGGGTATGTTATGGAGACCCTTTATATAATGTAGCTTTGGTTCAGACTGGTACATTATTGCACTTAGACACTAAATGTATGTATTATGTAGAAGAGCTTTGTAAACAATGGGGTATTAACAAGCATGAACAAATAATTGTAAATTTCTATTCCATTATATATGCAGGACATTTTCTAACCTTCCAATTACGAATGAATAATATGGAAATAGTTAATAAATTAAGAGGGATTATAGAAAGACTTATTTACAAAATTTCAACTGATTTAATGATTAATAAGTAA
- a CDS encoding MATE family efflux transporter, which yields MEGKIVSNLKEQSFHRTLLKVAFPIIIQNFIVSSLNMIDTMMIGKLGEIEIASVGIANQYFFLFNLIIMGVFSGCGIFVSQFWGRKDIKNIRKMLGIGLVSGGSIAVIFTLVAAIFPKQIIGIFNTNPQVIELGSQYIRVVCLSYIFTAITFNFAFASRCIEHAVLPMIVSSFALLSNVFFNYIFIFGHFGAKPMGVKGAALATVIARVFECIILIVYIYLSKGVLAAKFNEMLNFGKEFGIKVFKTVSSVVLNEACWGLGFVIYSVAYGRIGAKAMASIQICNTVQNLFMVIIFGIANASVVMIGNKIGANCEEEAKQYGKKLIKLACVIALGLASMLYLNSKRILQFFNISNEVYHDSLIILYIMSLIMLVRVFNITTIVGILRGGGDTKYALKLEAITMWCIGVPISFIGAFLFKLPVYVVYALVTIEEVIKAITALRRFISNKWVKNVISDI from the coding sequence ATGGAAGGAAAAATTGTTAGTAATTTAAAGGAGCAAAGTTTTCACAGAACCTTATTAAAAGTAGCATTTCCTATAATAATTCAAAATTTTATAGTATCTTCATTAAATATGATTGATACTATGATGATTGGAAAGTTAGGAGAAATTGAAATTGCTTCTGTAGGAATAGCAAATCAGTATTTTTTTCTGTTTAATTTAATTATTATGGGAGTATTTAGCGGGTGTGGAATTTTTGTATCTCAGTTTTGGGGAAGAAAAGATATAAAAAATATAAGGAAAATGCTAGGAATAGGATTAGTATCTGGAGGAAGTATTGCTGTTATATTTACTTTAGTAGCTGCTATTTTCCCAAAACAAATTATAGGGATATTTAATACAAACCCACAAGTAATAGAGCTTGGCTCTCAATATATTAGAGTAGTTTGTTTAAGTTATATATTTACAGCAATAACTTTTAATTTTGCTTTTGCATCTCGATGTATTGAACATGCTGTATTGCCTATGATAGTAAGTAGTTTTGCCCTTTTAAGTAATGTATTTTTCAATTATATATTTATATTTGGCCATTTTGGAGCAAAACCTATGGGTGTTAAGGGTGCGGCTTTGGCTACTGTAATAGCTAGAGTATTTGAATGTATTATACTAATAGTATATATATATTTATCTAAAGGAGTACTAGCTGCCAAGTTTAATGAAATGTTGAATTTTGGTAAAGAATTTGGAATTAAAGTATTTAAAACAGTTAGTTCAGTAGTTTTAAATGAAGCGTGTTGGGGATTAGGCTTTGTCATATATTCTGTAGCCTATGGAAGAATAGGAGCTAAAGCAATGGCGTCTATTCAGATATGTAATACAGTACAAAATTTATTCATGGTTATAATTTTTGGAATAGCTAATGCTTCCGTAGTTATGATTGGAAACAAAATAGGAGCTAATTGTGAAGAAGAAGCAAAACAATATGGCAAGAAATTAATAAAACTTGCTTGTGTTATAGCTCTAGGTTTAGCATCAATGTTATATTTGAATTCTAAGAGAATACTACAGTTTTTTAATATTTCTAATGAGGTTTATCATGATAGTTTAATTATTCTTTATATTATGTCACTTATAATGCTTGTAAGGGTATTTAATATAACTACCATAGTTGGAATCTTAAGAGGTGGAGGAGACACAAAATATGCATTAAAACTAGAAGCTATAACAATGTGGTGCATAGGTGTTCCAATATCATTTATAGGAGCATTTTTATTTAAATTACCAGTGTATGTTGTATATGCGCTGGTAACTATAGAGGAAGTAATTAAAGCTATTACAGCTCTTAGAAGGTTTATATCAAATAAATGGGTTAAAAATGTAATAAGTGATATTTGA
- the uppS gene encoding polyprenyl diphosphate synthase — MRIPKHIGVIPDGNRRWSLLNGMSKEKGYSWGLAPGLMLFKLCQKIGVKELTFYGFTTDNTKRPKIQREAFSKACVEAVEMLSHENAELLVVGNYDSPMFPKELLNYTTRKTFGKGGTKVNFLVNYGWEWDLGNLIENKSTNRKTINNYIKSNDISRVDLIIRWGGRRRLSGFLPIQSIYSDFYVVDKYWPDFNQDQFYEALKWYETQDITLGG, encoded by the coding sequence ATGAGGATTCCTAAACATATAGGTGTAATACCTGATGGTAATAGGCGATGGTCTTTATTAAATGGAATGTCTAAAGAAAAAGGATATTCTTGGGGGCTTGCACCTGGTTTAATGCTATTTAAGTTATGCCAAAAAATAGGAGTGAAAGAATTGACTTTTTATGGATTTACAACTGATAATACTAAAAGGCCTAAAATCCAGAGAGAAGCATTTTCTAAAGCTTGTGTTGAAGCTGTAGAGATGTTAAGTCATGAAAACGCTGAATTATTAGTTGTGGGAAATTATGATTCTCCCATGTTTCCAAAAGAACTTTTAAATTATACAACTCGAAAAACCTTTGGAAAAGGAGGAACAAAAGTAAATTTCTTAGTTAATTATGGTTGGGAATGGGATTTAGGCAATTTAATTGAAAATAAATCTACTAACCGAAAAACTATAAACAATTACATAAAAAGCAATGATATATCTAGAGTAGATCTTATTATAAGATGGGGAGGAAGAAGACGTTTAAGTGGATTTTTGCCAATACAATCTATATATTCAGATTTTTATGTTGTAGATAAATATTGGCCTGATTTTAATCAAGATCAATTTTATGAAGCATTAAAATGGTATGAGACTCAAGATATAACTCTTGGAGGCTAG
- a CDS encoding transglutaminase domain-containing protein: MRENSKGIRIFLILLFAILFFTFEKSFATELTYKIFQGKSNVDISKVWTINFNKKIDAETINNIKVVDKSDSTNIELKFNYDENNNSVKVSTINGYDYGKTYSIIIQDGLKSTDGKKIGQPTKMDFTTSAPQYKVDSYEKFYSAIKYALNNFEDKLEVQIVNYNSKDYKLDTINKIIEENPNIDYGYNGAEASITSYSDGSAKMSINIKYEFSKEEMKNMKELSEKKAKEIINNLINSSMSDYEKELAIHNYIANNSTYDKRVFTNNIPMESYTDYGILIKGTGVCSGYARAMYRLLNMAGVECLYVVGYGLNDSTSVSHAWNMVKIEDEYYHLDVTWDDPITYSGKDIVTYNYFNLTDEKMQLDHSWDTRKYPKCTSTKYTYRGTN; encoded by the coding sequence ATGAGAGAAAATAGTAAGGGGATAAGAATATTTCTGATTTTATTATTTGCAATTTTATTTTTTACATTTGAAAAATCCTTTGCGACTGAGCTTACATATAAAATTTTTCAGGGTAAAAGTAACGTTGACATTAGTAAAGTTTGGACAATAAATTTTAATAAAAAAATTGATGCAGAAACTATTAATAATATAAAGGTTGTAGATAAATCAGATAGTACAAATATTGAGCTTAAATTTAATTATGATGAAAATAATAACTCTGTTAAAGTTTCAACTATTAATGGATATGATTATGGAAAGACTTACTCTATAATTATTCAAGATGGGCTTAAGTCTACAGATGGTAAGAAAATTGGACAACCCACAAAAATGGATTTTACTACATCAGCACCACAATATAAAGTAGATAGTTATGAAAAATTTTATTCAGCAATAAAGTATGCTTTGAATAATTTTGAGGATAAATTAGAAGTACAGATTGTTAATTACAATTCTAAAGATTATAAATTAGATACAATAAATAAGATTATAGAAGAAAATCCTAATATTGATTATGGCTATAATGGAGCTGAAGCTTCAATAACTTCTTATAGTGATGGTTCTGCTAAAATGTCTATAAACATTAAATATGAGTTTTCAAAAGAAGAAATGAAGAATATGAAGGAACTATCTGAGAAGAAAGCAAAAGAAATAATCAATAATCTTATTAACTCTAGTATGAGTGATTATGAAAAAGAGCTAGCTATACACAACTATATAGCCAACAATTCAACTTATGATAAAAGAGTATTTACGAATAATATTCCCATGGAGTCTTACACAGATTATGGTATTCTTATAAAAGGCACAGGTGTTTGTTCAGGATATGCTCGAGCTATGTATAGATTATTAAATATGGCTGGAGTTGAGTGCTTATATGTTGTAGGTTATGGACTTAATGATTCTACATCAGTTTCTCATGCTTGGAATATGGTTAAAATTGAAGATGAGTATTATCATTTAGATGTAACATGGGATGACCCAATTACTTACTCAGGAAAAGATATAGTAACATATAACTATTTTAATTTAACTGATGAAAAAATGCAGCTTGATCATTCATGGGATACTAGAAAATATCCTAAATGTACAAGTACAAAATATACTTATAGGGGGACAAATTAA
- a CDS encoding radical SAM protein: protein MRYEGAVYRPPSEAYSLIIQVTLGCSHNKCTFCNMFKDKKFRVRKLEDVFVDLEMARNYYSVVKRVFLADGDALVLKTEDLEKIIVRIKELFPECERIGIYATPKDILRKSEEDLIKLRNLGLDIIYLGIESGSDEVLNDIKKGATASEIIEAGQKVKKTGIKLSVTLISGLGGKEKWKVHAVESARVISAINPEYLGVLTLLVEPGTEMYDKVENGEVILLSPKEVMIETREFIKNLNVNGCVFRSNHASNYAPLAATLNEEKDRLLNQLDNFIESAHEFKNEIYRRL, encoded by the coding sequence ATGAGGTATGAAGGAGCAGTATATAGACCACCAAGTGAAGCTTACAGCTTAATAATTCAAGTTACTTTAGGGTGCTCTCACAATAAATGCACATTCTGCAATATGTTTAAAGATAAAAAGTTTAGAGTAAGAAAGCTAGAGGATGTTTTTGTTGACTTAGAGATGGCTAGAAATTATTATAGTGTAGTTAAAAGAGTATTTCTTGCCGATGGAGATGCTTTAGTACTAAAAACAGAAGACTTAGAAAAAATTATAGTAAGGATAAAAGAGCTATTCCCTGAATGTGAAAGAATAGGAATATATGCAACACCTAAAGATATATTAAGAAAAAGTGAGGAAGATTTAATTAAACTTAGAAATTTAGGCTTAGATATAATATACCTTGGGATTGAATCAGGAAGTGATGAAGTACTGAATGACATAAAAAAAGGAGCTACAGCTTCTGAAATTATTGAAGCAGGACAAAAGGTTAAGAAAACAGGAATAAAGTTATCAGTAACACTTATATCAGGTTTAGGTGGAAAAGAAAAGTGGAAAGTCCATGCAGTAGAGTCAGCTAGAGTAATTAGTGCGATAAATCCAGAATATTTAGGTGTTTTAACTTTACTAGTTGAGCCAGGTACTGAAATGTATGATAAGGTTGAGAATGGAGAAGTGATTTTATTATCACCTAAAGAAGTTATGATTGAAACAAGAGAATTTATAAAAAACCTAAATGTAAATGGATGTGTTTTTAGAAGTAACCATGCATCTAATTATGCACCTTTAGCAGCCACTTTAAATGAAGAAAAAGACAGGCTTTTGAACCAACTAGACAATTTTATAGAGAGTGCTCATGAGTTTAAAAATGAGATTTATAGAAGGTTATAA
- a CDS encoding phosphatase PAP2 family protein, translating into MSDFLTSEINLKIIKYFQSFSNPVLDKLAEFITMMGEEYFFILVIAIIFWCINKKFGYRLGFTLISSMIFNGGIKEALKVPRVFGTEGIRSLRIETATGYSFPSGHTQGITTFWACMMSNIKRKWTYILGTVIIILVAFSRIYLGVHRPIDIIGGFIFALIWVIIANKIFDYLEDGGSKTTLLIIIIPIVIGLHFFKSHDYYTASGTVVGLSIGYAIESKYIKFKEKGNLIQNILKLIIGITIVLVFKSVLKIILPQHLIFDFVRYTFIGLWMTVGAPWLFIKLKLCLASYRIF; encoded by the coding sequence TTGAGTGACTTCTTGACTAGCGAGATTAATTTGAAAATTATAAAGTATTTTCAGAGCTTTTCCAATCCTGTTTTAGATAAACTAGCAGAGTTTATTACTATGATGGGAGAAGAATATTTTTTTATATTAGTAATAGCTATTATATTTTGGTGCATTAATAAAAAGTTTGGATATAGATTAGGGTTTACGCTTATTTCAAGTATGATATTTAATGGAGGGATTAAAGAAGCTTTAAAAGTTCCTAGGGTTTTTGGTACAGAGGGTATAAGAAGTCTTAGAATAGAAACTGCAACGGGATATTCATTTCCAAGTGGGCATACTCAGGGAATAACAACCTTTTGGGCTTGTATGATGAGTAACATAAAGAGAAAATGGACATATATTTTAGGAACAGTAATCATAATATTAGTAGCATTTTCTAGAATATATTTAGGAGTTCATAGGCCTATAGATATTATAGGTGGATTTATTTTTGCTTTAATTTGGGTAATTATAGCTAATAAAATATTCGATTATTTAGAAGATGGGGGAAGTAAAACTACTCTTTTGATTATTATAATTCCTATAGTTATAGGATTACACTTTTTTAAATCACATGATTATTATACAGCTTCTGGAACTGTTGTTGGATTGAGTATTGGATATGCTATAGAAAGTAAATACATAAAGTTTAAGGAAAAAGGAAATTTGATTCAAAATATATTAAAACTAATAATAGGAATAACTATAGTTTTGGTATTTAAGTCTGTTTTAAAGATTATATTACCACAACATTTAATTTTTGATTTTGTTAGATATACTTTTATTGGGTTATGGATGACAGTAGGTGCACCTTGGCTTTTTATTAAATTAAAACTTTGTTTAGCAAGTTATAGAATATTTTAA
- a CDS encoding PFL family protein, which translates to MINQSQIIETIKMIEKEKLDIRTITMGISLRDCCSFDGKKSRDKIYDKITRYAENLVKVGYEIETEYGIPIINKRVSVTPIALIAESCGDDNYVEFAKTLDRAAKTLGIDFIGGFSALVHKGYSIGDRKLIQSIPEALSVTDKVCSSVNIGTSKNGINMDAVKEMGHIIKKAAELTKDSSSIGCAKLVVFANAVEDNPFMAGAFHGIGEAESIINVGVSGPGTVKSALETVKGESFDVVAETIKKTAFKITRMGQLVAEEASRRLNVPFGIIDLSLAPTPAVGDSVAHVLEEMGIESCGAPGTTAALALLNDAVKKGGIMAASSVGGLSGAFIPVSEDAGMIDAVLNNSLNIEKLEAMTCVCSVGLDMIAIPGDTPAETISAIIADEAAIGVINNKTTAVRIIPVYGKTLGDKVEFGGLLGSAPIMRVSNFSSADFVNRGGHIPAPIHSFKN; encoded by the coding sequence GTGATAAACCAAAGCCAAATAATAGAAACTATAAAAATGATCGAAAAAGAAAAATTAGACATACGTACTATTACTATGGGTATTTCCTTAAGAGATTGCTGTTCTTTTGATGGTAAAAAATCTAGAGATAAAATATACGACAAAATAACTAGATATGCAGAAAATCTAGTTAAAGTTGGATATGAAATTGAAACTGAATATGGAATACCTATTATTAATAAAAGAGTATCTGTAACTCCTATTGCTTTAATAGCAGAATCCTGTGGAGATGATAATTATGTAGAGTTTGCAAAAACCCTAGACCGAGCTGCAAAAACTTTAGGTATAGATTTTATAGGAGGTTTTTCTGCTTTAGTACATAAAGGATATTCTATTGGTGATAGAAAATTAATCCAGTCTATTCCAGAAGCATTAAGTGTAACAGATAAAGTTTGCTCTTCTGTAAATATAGGCACAAGTAAAAATGGTATAAATATGGATGCAGTAAAAGAAATGGGGCATATAATAAAAAAGGCTGCTGAATTAACTAAAGACTCTAGTAGCATAGGCTGTGCTAAACTTGTTGTATTTGCTAACGCCGTAGAGGATAATCCTTTTATGGCAGGAGCTTTTCATGGAATTGGGGAAGCAGAATCTATAATTAACGTAGGTGTAAGCGGACCAGGAACTGTAAAATCAGCTCTTGAAACAGTTAAAGGTGAAAGTTTTGATGTAGTCGCAGAAACTATAAAGAAAACAGCTTTTAAAATAACAAGAATGGGGCAACTTGTTGCTGAGGAAGCTTCTAGAAGATTAAATGTTCCTTTTGGAATAATAGATTTATCTTTAGCACCTACTCCTGCTGTTGGTGATAGTGTTGCTCACGTTTTAGAGGAAATGGGAATTGAAAGTTGTGGAGCTCCAGGTACAACAGCTGCTCTCGCTTTATTAAACGATGCTGTTAAAAAAGGTGGCATAATGGCTGCTTCTAGTGTGGGAGGATTAAGTGGCGCATTTATCCCTGTTAGTGAAGATGCAGGAATGATAGATGCAGTACTTAATAATTCATTAAATATTGAAAAACTTGAAGCTATGACTTGTGTTTGTTCTGTAGGTTTGGATATGATAGCTATACCTGGAGATACTCCTGCAGAAACAATATCTGCTATAATAGCAGATGAAGCAGCTATAGGTGTAATCAACAACAAAACTACTGCTGTTAGAATAATACCTGTTTACGGCAAAACTTTAGGAGATAAAGTTGAATTTGGCGGACTACTTGGTAGTGCTCCTATAATGAGAGTAAGTAACTTTAGTAGTGCTGATTTTGTAAATAGAGGTGGACACATACCTGCACCAATACACAGCTTTAAGAATTAA
- a CDS encoding ACT domain-containing protein, producing the protein MKSIITVLGKDKTGIIASISSVLAESNVNILDISQTILQEYFTMIMLVDLSKATKNFNELKDILASKGMDMGLSVKIQHEDIFNSMHNI; encoded by the coding sequence ATGAAATCAATAATAACTGTATTAGGTAAAGACAAAACAGGAATTATAGCTTCTATAAGCTCTGTTCTTGCAGAATCAAATGTAAATATTCTAGACATAAGCCAAACAATTCTTCAAGAATATTTTACAATGATAATGCTAGTAGATTTATCTAAAGCTACTAAAAACTTCAATGAATTAAAAGATATTCTTGCTAGCAAAGGTATGGATATGGGGCTATCTGTAAAAATTCAACATGAGGATATATTTAACTCTATGCATAATATATAA